A genome region from Lucilia cuprina isolate Lc7/37 chromosome 3, ASM2204524v1, whole genome shotgun sequence includes the following:
- the LOC124419109 gene encoding diptericin-D-like — protein sequence MKLIYLLVICAVYMAAMVATKDNDFKLKLPPPEPKNLPQLSGGGGGSRKQGFDVSLDASQKVWESQNKRHSVDASVGYSQHLGGPYGNSRPEYRGGVGYTYRFGKK from the exons atgaaattaatttacttATTGGTCATTTGCGCTGTCTATATGGCGGCCATGGTAGCTACAAAGGACAACGACTTTAAGCTGAAATTACCTCCACCAGAACCgaaaaat tTGCCCCAATTGAGCGGTGGTGGTGGCGGCTCTCGTAAACAAGGATTTGATGTAAGCTTGGATGCTAGCCAAAAGGTTTGGGAAAGTCAAAATAAACGTCATTCAGTTGATGCCTCCGTTGGCTATTCGCAACATTTGGGTGGACCCTATGGCAACAGTCGTCCAGAATATCGTGGTGGTGTTGGTTACACTTATAGATTTGGCAAAAAGTGA
- the LOC111680580 gene encoding diptericin-D-like, whose product MNLFYLLLIFGFSMVLTLPQYKIERKEFNFNIPPPNTNYVPQITTSGGGTPDVGKVNIDVRQKIWESQNGRHLIDINGGYSNKWGDPHIKATPDIRYGVGYTFKL is encoded by the exons atgaatttattttatttgttactaATTTTTGGCTTTAGCATGGTGCTGACTTTGCCTCAATATAAAATCGAGAGAAaagaatttaat tttaacattCCTCCACCAAATACAAATTAT GTTCCTCAAATAACTACATCTGGTGGTGGTACTCCTGATGTGGGTAAAGTTAACATTGATGTCCGTCAAAAAATTTGGGAAAGTCAAAATGGCCGCCATTTAATTGATATCAACGGTGGTTATTCGAACAAATGGGGTGATCCCCATATTAAGGCGACTCCAGATATTCGTTATGGAGTTGGATatacttttaaactttaa
- the LOC111680599 gene encoding diptericin-A-like, whose protein sequence is MKFVYLLAICVVYMAALAAAQKKDTKLKLNLPPPTPKTLPQLTGGGGGSRKQGFDVSLDASKKVWESQNKRHSVDASVGYGQHLGGPYGNSRPDYRGGIGYTYKFGKK, encoded by the exons atgaaattcgTTTACTTGTTGGCTATTTGTGTTGTCTATATGGCTGCCTTGGCAGCAGCCCAGAAAAAGGACACCAAGTTAAAG ttaaatttgcCTCCTCCAACCCCAAAAACT ttGCCCCAACTTACTGGAGGCGGTGGTGGTTCCCGTAAGCAAGGTTTTGATGTAAGCTTGGATGCTAGTAAAAAAGTTTGGGAAAGTCAAAATAAACGTCATTCTGTTGATGCCTCAGTTGGTTATGGTCAACATTTGGGCGGACCTTATGGCAATAGTCGTCCAGATTATCGTGGTGGTATTGGTTATACttataaatttggtaaaaagtaa
- the LOC124419110 gene encoding diptericin-D-like translates to MKFVYLLAICVLYMSVMASAQKKFNLPPPEPKNLPQLSGGGGGSRKQGFDVSLDARQKVWESQNKRHSVDASVGYSQHLGGQYGSSRPSYRGGVGYTYKFGK, encoded by the exons ATGAAATTCGTTTATTTATTGGCAATTTGCGTTTTGTACATGTCAGTCATGGCATCTGCTCAGAAAAag TTTAACTTGCCTCCTCCAGAACCCAAAAAC ttGCCCCAACTAAGCGGTGGTGGTGGCGGTTCCCGTAAACAAGGTTTTGATGTTAGTTTAGATGCTCGTCAAAAGGTTTGGGAAAGTCAAAATAAACGTCATTCTGTTGATGCCTCTGTCGGCTATTCTCAACATTTAGGCGGACAATATGGCAGTAGTCGTCCATCTTATCGTGGTGGTGTGGGTTATACTTATAAATTTggcaaatag